A part of Synergistaceae bacterium genomic DNA contains:
- a CDS encoding 3-isopropylmalate dehydratase large subunit — MGRTMASAIIASHSSSEAREGEICKVSVDFAFANDITTPPAAAAFAEMGAEKVFDRQRCAVLPDHFTPNRDIASAEQAKRGREFALSQGMLYWEVGRVGVEHAFLPESGYILPGDVIVGADSHTCTGGALGAFATGMGSTDLAAAWALGETWLRVPPTIRVRFEGERPSWVTGKDMILSLLGRIGVQGARYMALEFAGDAISSLPMDDRFTIANMAVEAGAKAGLFPPDETTLAYAKSRAKRAFEPVWPDRDAPYLRTETLDVSEMSPVVALPHSPDNVRPARECGSPKIDQVFIGSCTNGRLEDIAAAARIMKGRRVADGVRCIVIPASYEVYNRALDLGYLRIFTDAGAVVCTPTCGPCLGGHMGVLAAGERCVSTSNRNFTGRMGSPKSEVILASPLTAAASAVAGRLVDPRDVED, encoded by the coding sequence ATGGGAAGGACAATGGCAAGCGCGATAATCGCGTCGCATTCGTCGTCGGAGGCCCGCGAGGGGGAGATCTGCAAGGTGAGCGTGGACTTCGCGTTCGCCAACGACATCACAACTCCCCCGGCCGCCGCCGCCTTCGCGGAGATGGGCGCCGAGAAGGTGTTCGACCGACAGAGGTGCGCGGTGCTGCCGGACCACTTCACCCCGAACAGGGACATAGCCTCCGCCGAGCAGGCCAAAAGAGGCAGGGAGTTCGCACTGTCGCAGGGGATGCTCTACTGGGAGGTCGGCCGAGTGGGGGTGGAGCACGCATTTCTGCCCGAGTCCGGCTACATCCTCCCCGGCGACGTGATCGTCGGAGCGGACAGCCACACCTGCACGGGAGGCGCGCTCGGCGCGTTCGCCACAGGCATGGGCAGCACCGACCTTGCAGCCGCGTGGGCCCTCGGGGAGACCTGGCTCAGGGTGCCTCCGACGATCAGGGTTCGGTTCGAGGGGGAGCGTCCCTCGTGGGTCACTGGCAAGGACATGATCCTCTCCCTGCTCGGGCGGATCGGGGTGCAGGGAGCGCGCTACATGGCGCTGGAGTTCGCGGGCGACGCGATCTCCTCCCTGCCGATGGACGACCGTTTCACCATAGCAAACATGGCGGTGGAGGCCGGAGCCAAGGCCGGCCTCTTCCCGCCCGACGAAACGACGCTCGCCTATGCGAAATCGCGCGCCAAACGGGCGTTCGAGCCGGTCTGGCCGGACAGAGACGCGCCCTATCTGCGCACGGAGACGCTCGACGTGAGCGAGATGTCGCCCGTCGTCGCTCTGCCTCACTCGCCCGACAATGTCAGGCCGGCGAGGGAGTGCGGGTCGCCGAAGATCGACCAGGTGTTCATCGGCTCCTGCACCAACGGCAGGCTGGAGGACATAGCCGCCGCAGCGCGGATCATGAAGGGACGGCGAGTCGCGGATGGTGTCAGGTGCATAGTGATCCCCGCCTCCTACGAGGTATATAATCGTGCCCTGGACCTGGGCTACCTGCGAATTTTCACCGACGCGGGAGCGGTGGTCTGCACCCCGACCTGCGGGCCCTGCCTGGGCGGTCACATGGGGGTGCTGGCCGCGGGGGAGAGGTGCGTCTCCACCAGCAACCGAAACTTCACCGGGCGCATGGGAAGCCCGAAGAGCGAGGTCATACTGGCAAGCCCTCTGACCGCCGCCGCCAGCGCGGTCGCGGGCAGGCTCGTCGACCCGAGAGACGTGGAGGATTAG
- a CDS encoding 2-isopropylmalate synthase, which yields MRDYVRIFDTTLRDGEQAPGINLNTEEKLQIAMQLARMKVDIIEAGFPAASPGDFEAVKVVADRVEGPIIAGLARTRREDVQAAAAAVKGAGRPRIHTFIATSPIHMEYKLKMTPDQVLAEVRRAVTHARGLVEDVEFSAEDASRSDPAFLGEVFRTAIECGASTLNIPDTVGYSVPEEFGEFVRTVIGAAGAPEGVIWSVHCHNDLGLAVANSLAAVRAGARQVECTVNGLGERAGNASMEEVVMALRTRGDRFGCRTGIDTTRLCPVSSQVSRMTGFPVPPNKAVVGDNAFAHEAGIHQHGVLCNRETYEIMNPEDVGASGSRLVLGKHSGKHAFRQRVEEMGFTLDDERLNEAMAMFKSLCDRKEIVTAEDLEAMIAGLDESARAV from the coding sequence ATGAGGGATTATGTGCGCATTTTCGACACCACGCTGAGAGACGGGGAGCAGGCGCCCGGGATCAACCTGAACACGGAGGAGAAGCTGCAGATAGCTATGCAGCTAGCGAGGATGAAGGTGGACATAATAGAGGCGGGCTTTCCTGCGGCGTCGCCGGGGGACTTCGAGGCGGTCAAAGTCGTCGCCGACAGGGTGGAGGGTCCGATCATCGCCGGGCTGGCGCGCACCAGGAGGGAGGACGTGCAGGCGGCCGCGGCCGCGGTGAAGGGGGCCGGGAGGCCGCGCATACACACCTTCATCGCAACCAGCCCGATCCACATGGAGTACAAGCTCAAGATGACTCCCGACCAGGTGTTGGCGGAGGTTCGTCGCGCGGTGACCCACGCCCGTGGGCTGGTCGAGGACGTGGAGTTCTCAGCCGAGGACGCAAGCCGCTCGGACCCGGCCTTCCTGGGGGAGGTCTTCCGCACGGCGATCGAGTGCGGAGCTTCGACACTCAACATACCGGACACGGTCGGCTACTCCGTGCCGGAGGAGTTCGGGGAGTTTGTCCGAACGGTCATAGGCGCGGCGGGGGCCCCGGAGGGAGTTATCTGGTCGGTTCACTGCCACAACGACCTAGGGCTTGCAGTGGCCAACTCGCTGGCGGCTGTGAGGGCCGGGGCGAGGCAGGTGGAGTGCACAGTCAACGGGCTCGGAGAGCGCGCCGGGAACGCGTCTATGGAGGAGGTGGTCATGGCTCTGCGCACCCGAGGCGACCGGTTCGGCTGCCGCACAGGGATAGACACGACCCGTCTGTGCCCTGTGAGCTCGCAGGTATCGCGCATGACGGGCTTCCCAGTCCCGCCGAACAAGGCCGTGGTGGGGGACAACGCGTTCGCCCACGAGGCCGGCATCCACCAGCATGGGGTGCTGTGCAACAGGGAGACCTACGAGATCATGAACCCGGAGGACGTGGGGGCCTCAGGCAGCCGCCTAGTGCTCGGCAAGCACTCGGGCAAGCACGCCTTCAGGCAGCGCGTGGAGGAGATGGGCTTCACGCTGGACGACGAAAGGCTGAACGAGGCGATGGCGATGTTCAAGTCCCTGTGCGACCGCAAGGAGATAGTCACCGCCGAGGATCTGGAGGCGATGATCGCCGGCCTGGACGAGAGCGCCAGGGCGGTATAG
- a CDS encoding UPF0182 family protein: MSKYDWFPDNEWFPGDEQTPPRRPVIRLPKVNKWLLILAAAVLLVSLLLPALAEFYTDWLWYDSEGYGSVFWTRLLARVPLFLAGLLAFTAAIWVNLVFVRRNLREIRPEFTPLLSSRAAGIAVGAIALFIGVTEGASLSAEWAMVLRFFNGTPFGVTDPVFGNDVGFYIFSLPFWSFVHSRLMGALFLCAMMALVGYGATLAPRSRDLADIHVPKNVRSHLIVLASIGALLWGLGYALDRYAILFSPTGVVFGAGYTDVHAGLLALNVLTVGSILVSIALLFTLFKGSWKLPLWLLGFLVVSSFVLRGVYPMIVQKYIVEPNEFDREKRFIENNIEATLRAYNLHKAELQTIVPAEAITWRDVEENRDTIDNIRLWDHEPLLRSYKQLQEIRTYYDFSNVDIDRYTIPTPDGGTQYRQVMLAARELDLAGMQNRTWINTRLEFTHGYGIVMNPVNEAAGSGLPRLWVRDLPPVSDIPLPIDRPQIYFGEKQSPYIFVGTTVQEFDYPMGDSNARTAYNGAGGVPMGTFMRRLLFSLKFADIKILFSDVFTPDSRVLFHQNIRERLTMIAPYLQFEGDPYLVVSGGRLVWMMDGYTVANSYPYSQPVVLGRGRAVNYIRNSVKATVDAYDGTMTFYAADPEDPVLRAWSGIFPGVFRPFSEMKQGLKEHLRYPQDLFNIQSEIYRTYHMTDANTFYNKEDVWDRMGAGESRSSAPEAYYVNMRLAGSDIAEFALISPFMPVSRNNMIAWMAGRSDGENYGKLLVYQFPKQTLIYGPAQVEALTNQNSEISAQLALWSSRGTAVIRGNMTVVPVGEGLLYVQPLYLRAENSELPELRRVITSTGGRVVWGETLEDSLKRLLSHPETGLGRADDPEMPTRPDVPRTEPRSDDGTLSGLAAEAMKRWDDSQEALRRGDWEGYGREMSELELILREMTDR, encoded by the coding sequence ATGAGTAAATACGACTGGTTTCCTGACAATGAGTGGTTTCCGGGGGATGAGCAGACTCCCCCAAGACGTCCGGTGATCCGGCTACCCAAGGTCAACAAGTGGCTCCTGATCCTCGCGGCGGCAGTCCTGCTCGTATCGCTGCTGCTTCCGGCGCTCGCAGAGTTCTACACGGACTGGCTCTGGTACGACTCCGAGGGCTACGGCTCGGTCTTCTGGACGCGACTGTTGGCCCGGGTCCCGCTGTTCCTGGCGGGGCTTTTGGCCTTCACCGCGGCCATCTGGGTGAACCTTGTGTTCGTGCGGCGCAACCTTAGGGAGATACGTCCCGAATTCACACCGCTGCTCTCATCCAGGGCGGCCGGGATTGCAGTTGGAGCCATCGCGCTGTTCATCGGAGTCACGGAGGGGGCGTCACTCTCCGCGGAGTGGGCGATGGTGCTTCGCTTCTTCAACGGTACACCGTTCGGCGTGACCGATCCGGTCTTCGGCAACGACGTGGGCTTCTACATATTCTCCCTGCCCTTCTGGTCGTTCGTGCACTCCCGACTGATGGGAGCGCTATTCCTGTGTGCAATGATGGCGCTGGTCGGCTACGGGGCGACTCTGGCCCCCAGGAGCCGCGACCTGGCCGACATTCACGTGCCCAAGAACGTTCGCTCGCACCTGATCGTCCTGGCATCCATCGGAGCGCTGCTGTGGGGGCTTGGCTACGCGCTCGACCGGTACGCCATACTCTTCTCGCCCACGGGCGTGGTCTTCGGAGCGGGCTACACGGACGTGCACGCGGGGCTGCTTGCGCTCAACGTGCTGACGGTCGGCTCCATCCTGGTGTCGATAGCCCTTCTCTTCACCCTGTTCAAAGGTAGCTGGAAGCTGCCTCTGTGGCTGCTGGGCTTCCTGGTTGTGTCCAGCTTCGTGCTTCGCGGCGTCTACCCTATGATAGTACAGAAATACATAGTCGAGCCGAACGAGTTCGACAGGGAGAAGCGCTTCATCGAGAACAACATTGAGGCGACGCTGCGCGCCTACAACCTGCACAAGGCCGAGCTGCAGACCATAGTGCCCGCGGAGGCGATCACGTGGCGCGACGTGGAGGAGAACCGCGACACGATCGACAACATCCGCCTGTGGGATCACGAGCCTCTTCTGCGCAGCTACAAGCAGCTGCAAGAGATCCGCACATACTACGACTTCTCAAACGTGGACATAGACCGCTACACCATACCGACTCCCGACGGGGGAACCCAGTATCGCCAGGTGATGCTGGCCGCGCGCGAGCTGGACCTGGCGGGGATGCAGAACCGCACCTGGATCAACACTCGCCTGGAGTTCACTCACGGCTACGGGATCGTCATGAACCCGGTGAACGAGGCCGCGGGCAGCGGCCTGCCGCGCCTCTGGGTGCGCGACCTGCCGCCGGTGAGCGACATTCCGCTGCCTATCGACCGTCCGCAGATCTACTTCGGGGAGAAGCAGAGTCCCTACATCTTCGTCGGCACCACGGTGCAGGAGTTCGACTACCCGATGGGCGACTCTAACGCCAGAACGGCCTATAACGGCGCAGGCGGCGTGCCTATGGGCACTTTCATGAGGCGGCTGCTCTTCTCCCTCAAGTTCGCGGATATAAAAATCCTCTTCTCCGATGTCTTCACGCCGGATAGCCGGGTGCTCTTCCACCAGAACATAAGGGAGAGGCTCACGATGATCGCGCCCTACCTTCAGTTCGAAGGAGACCCCTACCTGGTGGTCTCGGGCGGCAGGCTGGTCTGGATGATGGACGGCTACACGGTCGCCAACAGCTACCCCTACTCTCAGCCGGTAGTCCTGGGCCGCGGCCGCGCGGTGAACTACATCAGGAACAGCGTCAAGGCCACGGTGGATGCGTACGACGGAACCATGACCTTCTACGCCGCCGACCCGGAGGACCCGGTTCTTCGCGCGTGGAGCGGCATCTTCCCCGGCGTGTTCAGGCCCTTCTCCGAGATGAAGCAGGGTCTGAAGGAGCACCTTCGCTACCCGCAGGACCTGTTCAACATACAGAGCGAGATATACCGCACCTATCACATGACCGACGCGAACACCTTCTACAACAAGGAGGACGTGTGGGACAGGATGGGCGCGGGCGAATCCCGCTCCTCGGCGCCGGAGGCCTACTATGTCAACATGCGCCTCGCCGGCTCGGACATCGCCGAGTTCGCCCTGATCTCCCCCTTCATGCCGGTGAGCAGGAACAATATGATCGCATGGATGGCCGGGAGGTCGGACGGAGAGAACTACGGCAAGCTACTGGTCTACCAGTTCCCTAAGCAGACCCTGATCTACGGCCCGGCGCAGGTGGAGGCTCTGACCAACCAGAACAGCGAGATCTCCGCCCAGCTGGCCCTGTGGAGTTCGCGGGGAACGGCGGTCATCCGAGGCAATATGACGGTTGTTCCGGTTGGGGAAGGTCTGCTCTACGTGCAGCCTCTCTACCTGAGGGCGGAGAACAGCGAGCTGCCGGAGCTTCGCCGGGTGATCACCTCCACCGGAGGCAGGGTGGTATGGGGCGAGACTCTGGAGGACTCGCTGAAGCGGCTGCTGTCGCATCCGGAGACGGGCCTAGGCAGGGCGGACGACCCTGAGATGCCAACCCGCCCGGACGTGCCGCGAACCGAGCCGCGCTCCGACGACGGTACTCTGTCCGGCCTCGCGGCCGAGGCCATGAAGCGCTGGGACGACTCGCAGGAGGCCCTGCGCAGGGGCGACTGGGAGGGCTACGGCAGGGAGATGAGCGAACTTGAGCTGATACTGCGCGAGATGACGGACCGCTAG
- a CDS encoding 4-hydroxy-2-oxovalerate aldolase: protein MKNELKRTLADGGTVLGLFINTDSPDLVEIAALAGFEFCIIDTEHGPGDAGSIQHMIRAAELRGMTPIVRVTNPEATTILRILDVGAAGIQAPQVNSRRTAEEIVRFAKYHPVGERGAAFTRSSRYGFAGSVADYFKEANRETMVILHCENRLGLDCLDEIAAVEGADVIFIGPYDLSQSLGVPGEIYHPKMVEAVAKALASSKRAGKPAGIFVSTVEEARARIEQGFTYIAYSTDTLIFADACRSIVAGVRG, encoded by the coding sequence ATGAAGAACGAACTGAAAAGAACCCTTGCTGACGGCGGAACGGTCCTCGGCCTGTTCATCAACACGGACAGCCCCGACCTGGTGGAGATCGCAGCCCTCGCCGGGTTCGAGTTCTGCATAATCGACACAGAGCACGGACCGGGGGATGCAGGCTCCATCCAGCACATGATCAGAGCGGCCGAGCTTCGCGGAATGACCCCGATAGTGCGGGTGACCAACCCGGAGGCCACCACGATACTGCGCATACTGGACGTCGGCGCGGCCGGAATCCAAGCGCCCCAGGTCAACTCGCGCCGCACGGCGGAGGAGATAGTCCGCTTCGCCAAGTATCACCCGGTCGGGGAGAGGGGCGCGGCGTTCACCAGATCGTCGCGTTACGGCTTCGCAGGCAGCGTGGCCGACTACTTCAAGGAGGCCAACCGCGAGACGATGGTAATACTGCACTGCGAGAACCGGCTGGGCCTGGACTGTCTGGACGAGATAGCCGCGGTCGAGGGCGCGGACGTGATCTTCATCGGCCCCTACGACCTGTCGCAGTCGCTGGGCGTCCCCGGGGAGATCTACCACCCGAAGATGGTGGAGGCGGTCGCCAAGGCGCTGGCATCGTCGAAGAGGGCCGGCAAGCCCGCGGGCATCTTCGTCTCCACGGTGGAAGAGGCCCGCGCGCGGATAGAGCAGGGCTTCACCTACATAGCCTACAGCACCGACACCCTGATCTTCGCCGACGCCTGCAGGAGCATAGTGGCGGGAGTGAGGGGGTAG
- a CDS encoding transcriptional regulator: protein MFENTEDLLRRIKLGEDSVLEFKRVEFAGDRISGPRRDSMADELAAMANTAAGTVLLGVDDSTREIAGIPPDRLDSVEDWLRSICNDQIEPPLDCVIRRLAVQDSSGAERAVLRVDVPRSLFVHRSPNGYFRRIGSSKREMKPDALARLFQQRSRARFMSFDEQAVPGTSMDVLNPSLWGRFRTVISPRDDREFLGKLKLISVDDEGAVRATVGGVLMASDDPRVFLSSAFIQAVRYRWKERNAAHQIDALDIVGPLDIQIREACKFVERNMRIYAVKAPNRIETPQYSTNAVFEAVTNAVAHRDYSIFGAKIRLHVFSDRLELYSPGTIPNTMTVESLSERQSSRNELISSLLARCPMNYNAVGSRREFIMDRRGEGVPIIITESEELSGRRPEYKLLDDAELKLTIFAAPSPHPEEDG, encoded by the coding sequence ATGTTTGAGAATACCGAGGACCTGTTGAGACGGATAAAACTGGGCGAGGACTCGGTCCTCGAGTTCAAACGAGTGGAGTTCGCAGGCGACAGGATTTCCGGGCCCCGCAGGGACAGCATGGCGGACGAGCTTGCCGCCATGGCAAACACCGCGGCGGGGACGGTCCTTCTCGGGGTCGACGACAGCACGAGGGAGATCGCCGGCATCCCGCCGGATAGGCTTGACTCGGTCGAGGACTGGCTGAGGTCGATCTGCAATGACCAGATCGAACCTCCGCTCGACTGCGTCATCCGCAGGCTGGCCGTCCAGGACTCTAGCGGCGCGGAGAGGGCCGTGCTGAGGGTCGACGTCCCCCGAAGCCTATTCGTCCACAGGAGTCCGAACGGGTACTTCAGGCGAATAGGCAGCTCGAAGCGCGAGATGAAGCCGGACGCGCTGGCGAGGCTGTTTCAGCAGAGAAGCAGGGCGAGGTTCATGAGTTTCGACGAGCAGGCGGTCCCAGGCACTTCGATGGACGTCCTGAACCCCTCCCTGTGGGGCAGGTTCAGGACCGTCATATCCCCTCGGGACGACCGGGAGTTTCTAGGCAAGCTGAAACTGATCTCAGTCGACGATGAGGGTGCGGTGCGGGCCACGGTGGGAGGCGTCCTGATGGCGTCGGACGACCCGCGCGTCTTCCTTTCGAGCGCGTTCATACAGGCCGTCCGCTACCGCTGGAAGGAGAGGAACGCGGCGCACCAGATCGACGCTCTCGACATCGTGGGCCCGCTGGACATCCAGATTAGAGAGGCGTGTAAGTTTGTCGAGAGGAACATGCGCATCTACGCCGTCAAGGCCCCGAACCGGATAGAGACGCCGCAGTACTCCACGAACGCCGTCTTCGAGGCCGTCACCAACGCGGTCGCTCACCGCGACTACTCGATATTCGGCGCGAAGATCCGCCTGCACGTATTCTCCGACCGACTGGAGCTTTATTCCCCCGGCACGATACCGAACACAATGACGGTCGAGAGCCTTTCCGAACGCCAGTCGTCGCGAAACGAACTGATCAGCTCCCTGCTGGCGCGCTGCCCGATGAACTACAACGCGGTCGGAAGCAGGAGGGAGTTCATTATGGACAGGCGCGGGGAGGGAGTTCCCATCATTATCACGGAGAGCGAGGAGCTGTCCGGCAGACGCCCCGAGTACAAGCTTCTGGACGACGCCGAGCTGAAGCTCACCATCTTCGCCGCCCCCTCCCCTCACCCGGAGGAGGACGGCTGA
- a CDS encoding isocitrate/isopropylmalate dehydrogenase family protein: MSVKNYRIARIPGDGIGPEVVREASKVVEAAGERHCFRVAWEDYPFGAEHWLRTGETLPDSALDEIGGADALLLGAVGDPRVKPGVLERGILLRVRFHFDQYANLRPARSYPNVPLPVRLPSGGKLDTLVVRENTEDFYIGIGGKTQGGSLSLDLAARRGLYSVVGGLEGGFTGGVEGVFQLGVATEPGIRRVTARAARAAKERGESRIALATKSNVMPQIYGFWEEVATDEAARHGVSVTAVNADAMCYHLARTPDLYGVILAPNMFGDIVSDLLAGLAGGLGTAAGADIGDGLSMFEPVHGSAPDIAGTGRANPIAAILTAAMMLDHLGEREAAKQVDEALATYLSQSGPKQFPFEFGGEARTAAVGDRIAEGV; encoded by the coding sequence TTGAGCGTTAAAAACTACAGGATAGCGCGGATCCCCGGCGACGGAATAGGCCCCGAGGTGGTGCGCGAGGCGTCGAAGGTGGTGGAGGCGGCGGGTGAGAGGCACTGCTTCCGTGTCGCGTGGGAGGACTACCCGTTCGGCGCGGAGCACTGGCTGCGCACCGGCGAGACTTTGCCCGACTCGGCGCTCGACGAGATAGGAGGGGCGGACGCGCTTCTGCTCGGCGCCGTCGGCGACCCGCGCGTCAAGCCGGGCGTGTTGGAGCGCGGCATACTGCTGAGGGTGCGCTTTCACTTCGACCAGTATGCCAACCTGCGCCCCGCGCGCAGCTACCCGAACGTGCCCCTCCCGGTGCGTCTTCCGTCCGGAGGGAAGCTGGACACTCTCGTGGTGCGCGAGAACACGGAGGATTTCTACATCGGGATAGGTGGCAAGACTCAGGGCGGCAGTCTGTCGCTCGATCTAGCTGCTCGGCGCGGCCTGTACTCGGTCGTCGGGGGGCTGGAGGGGGGCTTCACCGGCGGTGTGGAGGGAGTATTTCAGCTAGGCGTTGCCACCGAGCCGGGGATCCGCCGCGTGACGGCGCGTGCCGCCCGAGCCGCGAAGGAGCGAGGGGAGAGCAGGATCGCCCTCGCGACCAAGTCGAACGTCATGCCGCAGATATACGGCTTCTGGGAGGAGGTCGCGACGGACGAGGCGGCGCGACATGGAGTCTCCGTGACAGCGGTCAACGCGGACGCCATGTGCTACCACCTGGCCCGCACTCCCGACCTGTACGGCGTGATACTAGCTCCGAACATGTTCGGCGACATAGTAAGCGACCTGCTCGCGGGGCTGGCCGGGGGCCTCGGCACCGCCGCCGGGGCCGACATAGGCGACGGGCTGTCGATGTTCGAACCCGTCCACGGCTCCGCCCCCGACATAGCAGGCACGGGGCGCGCCAACCCGATAGCCGCCATCCTCACCGCCGCGATGATGCTCGACCACCTGGGCGAGCGGGAGGCCGCCAAACAAGTGGACGAGGCGCTGGCGACCTATCTGTCGCAATCCGGGCCGAAGCAGTTCCCCTTCGAGTTCGGTGGCGAGGCCAGGACGGCCGCAGTAGGCGACCGGATAGCGGAGGGGGTGTGA
- a CDS encoding 3-isopropylmalate dehydratase small subunit codes for MNKVSRGRAWVFGEDVDTDVIIPARRLVSGDEAELGRYCMEDEDPEFAARVSPGDIIVAGENFGCGSSREHAPLAIRGAGCSCVIASSFARIFFRNAINTGLPIFECPEAVASVRAGDEIEADPTAGVIVNMRSGETFPVAPFPTFLQQLVKRGGLAPYVREELARRRQA; via the coding sequence ATGAATAAAGTATCGAGGGGCAGGGCGTGGGTCTTCGGCGAAGATGTGGACACGGACGTCATAATCCCGGCGCGGAGACTCGTGTCGGGGGACGAGGCGGAGCTGGGCAGGTACTGCATGGAGGACGAAGACCCGGAGTTCGCCGCCAGGGTCTCTCCGGGGGACATCATCGTCGCGGGGGAGAATTTCGGCTGCGGGTCGTCCAGGGAGCACGCGCCTCTAGCGATCCGGGGCGCGGGATGCTCGTGCGTGATAGCTTCGTCCTTTGCGCGCATATTCTTCCGCAACGCGATCAACACCGGTCTGCCGATCTTCGAGTGCCCGGAGGCGGTCGCGTCCGTGCGAGCCGGGGACGAGATCGAGGCCGATCCGACGGCGGGCGTGATAGTCAACATGCGGAGCGGTGAGACATTTCCGGTCGCGCCCTTTCCGACATTTCTGCAGCAGCTCGTAAAGCGCGGAGGACTGGCCCCCTACGTGCGCGAGGAGCTTGCGAGGAGGAGACAGGCTTGA
- a CDS encoding lytic transglycosylase domain-containing protein — protein MTDTIKALRRGVASAVLLAAAVFLTIAAARDELRDYIMSRAIFSPPPNRAASVWSLDPEMVELLQSGGKIIPAPVREAAESFADAGRVAAALFGTTAENIRNLASFIMEQNPDISADTALIQAAAFWKYSIKYDAPIDLVIAVAQTESQFNPGARSGAGAAGVMQVMWKVHSGLLFANGILDESQLYDPDLGIAAGSLLLSRYLRADGNTVTALGRYYGGPPEVYWKRVSRNLERLRKANIVTPSEP, from the coding sequence ATGACGGATACCATAAAAGCTTTGCGGCGCGGGGTTGCATCCGCCGTCCTGCTTGCGGCCGCCGTCTTTTTGACAATAGCTGCCGCGAGGGACGAGCTTCGCGACTACATCATGTCGCGGGCGATCTTCAGCCCGCCGCCGAACAGGGCGGCCTCCGTCTGGTCGCTGGACCCCGAGATGGTGGAGCTGCTTCAGAGCGGAGGGAAGATCATTCCCGCCCCGGTGCGAGAGGCGGCGGAGTCATTCGCGGACGCGGGGCGAGTCGCCGCGGCGCTTTTCGGCACCACAGCGGAGAACATACGCAATCTTGCCTCGTTCATAATGGAGCAGAATCCCGACATATCAGCCGACACCGCTCTCATCCAGGCGGCCGCGTTCTGGAAGTACTCGATCAAGTACGACGCGCCGATAGACCTGGTGATCGCCGTGGCTCAGACGGAGAGCCAATTCAACCCCGGCGCGCGCAGTGGGGCGGGGGCGGCGGGCGTGATGCAGGTGATGTGGAAGGTGCACTCCGGGCTGCTGTTCGCCAACGGGATCCTCGACGAAAGCCAGCTGTACGACCCGGACCTCGGAATAGCGGCGGGCAGCCTGCTGCTGTCCAGGTACCTTCGAGCGGACGGGAACACGGTGACGGCCCTTGGCCGCTACTACGGGGGGCCGCCGGAGGTCTACTGGAAGAGGGTGTCGCGAAACCTGGAGAGGCTGCGAAAGGCGAACATCGTCACACCTAGCGAGCCGTAA